The DNA window GAATGAGAAATTAAAGGCTAAGATTCATGAGTTGTGTAAGAAAATGGAGGATGAGTTGTGACTTGTAAATGTTGTTTTCTAAGTAAAAGATGAAGtaaaatatatagtagtaatagtaTAGAATAATAGAACCAAGTAACTAAAAGACAAATAAGTACATTATGAATGATATATTTGAGAATCGTTGACCATAATTAGAAACAACCAATAATActcatctttggaagtttggaTCCTAAGTCATAGTTAactttctctcatttaattaaaCAGATTAACGCATTggtagtttatatatttatgttcCTCGTTGGTACCCTTATTTTATGGCAGtcacatatttaaatataatacgATGTACATGAACAATAATTAACAATTGTTTGTAAATAATGACTCATCCCTCTCACCTTTAATATATCGCCACGTCGCTTATAAACTAGCCACCAATTCGATTAAATTACTAATCCCTATAATGATTAAGTCAATGACGGATCTGATGAAAAATGAACAATGGAAgtgaattttaatttcaaagGACTAGAGATGGAGCTTCAGCACCATGGGGTCAACACCTAccctaaaattaatttaataaaatttttcgacctttagatattaaatatcaatttcacTTGAATTTGTCATTAGACCATTGCTATCATATACCAAAATTCATTTTTAGTGTAGAAACTTCTTCAATCCTATTGCAACTCTAaattatcattttcttttttttgagaTATATGCTCAAAAATGATGTCAAATTTGAGTTTGCAATAAATAGttgaagtaaaattatttttggattttgtatatacttaaaaatatatttgagtttaatgtaaataaTTGAAGATGCTTGATCAACTCATGTCTACTTAAAAAACTTTAGTAAAATTTTCGGCTTACCAACATGGTCGACCCCGACTCCATCTGAATTATCCGGTAAAGAAAGTCAACCCCGGTCCCTTAAATCAAAATCCAAGGGAAGATAAAACAAATATCCTGTCGGTGGGTCAGTTGCTAGGAATGCCTATGGCTACAAAGAGATTTTGAGATTGAAATTCATGATAAGCTTATATTTGTTGCATAAAGTTGTTTTGGATAATCTCCTCGGGAGAAAATTATATTCAATTAGACTATTTTActccaataataaaaaaaaccacaatCTCTGTGTCTCATTTCACTAGTCCTTAAAGAGTATTCACAGTGGAGCGGACGATAGTCCGTCcgatgcatagggcgggctatcgtccgccactacAGCTCCACGGACTATGCCATTTCCTTCCTCCACGCCctatgcatcgtccgcggacgatgaaCCATTTTTTGCATCCTCCGGCCTATCCTCCGCTCCATTGCGGGGGTAAGGAGGATAGGTCCGTACGATgcacacattttcatttttaaaatttttttttgtatttttttctatatatatcaccaattttttacttcatttcatacATTTCACTCCATTCTCTTCCTCATCTCAATTTCTTTCTAAATTCAATAATGAATTTTGACAATTTTCGATATTTGCaagcataaaatataaaaaataaatactgacCATAGAATTTGCCTTTAATTTGtggtatttttatatttttttttgctaattgatatatttacaaatataaaaaataaaaaacaaatactacAAAATAGGAGTTAAAATTATAGGGCAGACTATAGAGCGTCCCACTATAGATGAAAGGGTAGGAgaataaaatgctgatgtgacGGAGGATAGGGCGGGCTATAaggcgtcccattgtggatgctctaaagctaCATTCCGTTTACAAGAGAATAGTATAGTAACTTCTTAACGATAATGAGAGATCATTTTGAATGAAAAAATCTGAGTAGTCGAGATAAAGTTAGTAAGCACTTGTAAATTCGAATTATGTTGAAATGCTTGTTAGATCAATaatgaatttttatattaaataatgaTATAAGTACGTATTAAAATGAGACATTGTCGTTAGATATTAGTAGtagatttttatttaaaataatgaaatattaaaataagagTATATGCAATTACGGTTGTTATAAACAGTAGAGGGAGAGTTCTGGAAGAAGACTACAAATACAGCGGCAGTTAACATCAATCCTCTCACCTGCATCGTTTTCAATCCATTTTCAAAATCATGAAGCTACAGAAAATGCGAAGCCACCGCCAGCAGCAGCAGGTAACCAACGCATTCCTCAATAATTTTCCGTTTTTTTCTCCATCGTTTTGCTCGTTGTTTGTCTACGTTTGATACTGCACCGAGCAGCTAGATTCTACGTTATTTTCGCGAACACATGCGGTGCGTGTGTGAAAATGGACGATAAATAGCGAAATCCTCGCGGTGTAAATCACTCGATTTTTTTGGTGATGGTGATTTTGCAGAGATGAAACGTTGTGTTTGGGGTTTTTGCAGGTGTCGTGGCGGCGCACGGTGCTGCGCAAGTGGCTCAATAAATCGACCAGCAACTCCGATTACTCAGCTGACAGTGACTTCAGCTCAGACTCCGATTCCGATCAAGGTCATTTTCGTCATTCCTGATTTCATTTACAGTCCATTTCGTGCTTTTTtatcaagttttttttttcatgttttttctTCAGAATATTGTGAGAGACCAAAGGAATCCAGGTTCAAGCACGAAAAACATGATAATGTGAAGTTTGATACTAAAGGTATACACTCTTTTCATACTGAATTTCAGTGAAATTTGAGTCAATTTTTAAAGtcaatgtttgttttgatgtaaTTTTCGTCAAGgatatttatctttgtttttggatttttcatttttttctttttctccataGAATTTTGTGACGGGCCCAAAGAGTCCAGGTTCAAGAATAAAATAGCTGAAGAAATGAAGATTGATGCTAATGGTAtggtatttttttcaaattctgAAAAATATGTATTTCTGAGTTAATGTTTGGAAGATGTCTGATGAATTTCGAGAATGAAAAAGCTGATTTACTGACGCTTCTGATGTTGGAATAAAATGTGTATTTGGATGAAATTTGGGGTAGATTTTTCTTGAAGCATAAGCATACTACCGTTTCTCTTTATCAGCAGATTTGTGTATCACATTTGCACATATATAAGCATAATAGGAGATAAGCTTTATGGCATCCCAGTCAATGGATATATATAGGTGTCGTTTCAAAATATCTGGCATCAAAGATTCAGCTTTTTATGCTACTATAGTGTGATTTAGTTTTTAGTGTGTTGTGATATTATGTTTCCAAAACCAATATTTGAATTCGTGGTTTTGTATCTTGGTATGTGTCTGCTGCCAAACTCAGAGGCTCTGCCAAGGTTAAGACGGCGAAATTCAGAGACATTCAGAGCTCAGTACATTAAGCCCAAGGAAATCAGGTAAATTTTTCTTGGTAAAGTTAAGCACTAGGTTAGCTTAGCGATTAATGAGATCTTCATTTTGATGATCTTGTCTTTGTTTTACAAGGATATGTGCAGCCACTTGGAATGTTGGAGGACTTACTCCTGATGATGACCTCGATCTTGATGGTTGGTTGGACATTGCTGAGCCTGCTGATATTTATGTGATCGGGTAAGTTTAGTAACATTACTCGATcgaatgtttgttttttatagtCTTATTATGCATATTTAAACAGATGTATGTTAGATCCTCTCTCTTATTTGTAGCTGTCAAGTCAATTATTGTGTTTTTAGATTGTTACTGAGTTTTTCTTTAATGAAAACTTGTGTCAACTTAAATCATTTTGGTGTTTGACTTGTGCATACGTCTACAGGTTTCAGGAGATCATACCATTGAATGCCGGTAACATATTTGGAGCTGAAGATACCCGTCCTGTCCAAAAATGGGAAAACATCATTCGTGAAACTCTCAACCGAGTTTCACCAATGAGTAGGTTCAAGAGCTATAGtgatcctccttctccatctagATTTCAGCCAACCGAGGATGCCTTAGTTATAGATGAAGAAGTTGCGCTTGAATCAGACAGTGATATCGAGGAGGCAATCTACCCTGTGAATGAGCATACATCTGGTTTTGATGATGGAGGAACTGATTTTGATTGTGATGATGCCTCTTTCCCCGAGGACCCTGTTAGCTTTGACAGGGCACTGGAAAAGGAGTCGCTGCAGTCGTCTTCCTCCAAAAGATTGGACAGATTGCACTGCTTAAAGGTCAATGATTCTGAGGAAAATGTTGAAGAGTCTAATGCTCATTACACTAAGATATTATCCAAAACACTTAGTGGTACAGAAAAGATAGGCTTAAGCTGGCCAGAGCCACCACTTGATCTTCTCGGTCAGCATATTATGGAGAAGTTTAATTCCTTCGGTTCTTCAAAATCCTTCAAGACTCTCAAATCTTTCCGGACACACAGCTCTTTCAAATCTAGTACGATAAATGAAAGGTCAATGGAGTCTGACTTGAAAGCATTGGCGGAAATCGACCTTGACTCCCTAATAAGCCGGAAAAGGAGGCCAGCCTATGTTAGAATAGTGAGCAAGCAAATGGTAGGAGTTTTTATTACAGTATGGGTGCGGAGGAGCTTGCGAAGATATATACAAAACGTGAACGTGTCTGCTGTTGGTGTTGGTGTCATGGGCTATATTGGCAACAAGGTTCTTTCACTCTTCCAAACTTTTGAGTTTGATGAATTTTTTTGTATTAAACTTTTTATAACTTAGGCTATGCTCGGATTCTTGTGATATGAAGCTTATTTTGACTCTACTTCTATCTTTCAGGGAGCTGTATCGGTTAGTATGTCGGTACATCAGACGGTCTTCTGTTTCGTTTGTACTCATTTAACAGCAGGAGAAAAAGAAGCAGATGCGGTCAAGAGAAATGCTGATGTGCATGAGATTCATAGACGAAGCCGCTTCAACTTTTGCTCTGCTATGGGGCTTCCTAATAGGATATATGACCATGAGTAAGCATATGCTCTGCCTCATCATGTTTTATTATCGTCTTCACTAACTTATACGGCGTGGTAATTTCTACAGCTAGCTAGTACAACATAAATTGCTTGGacttttttgtgtttgtgtgtgtgtgcgctTTCAAGCATGAAGACAACCGTCGTTATGTTGTTGCAGGAGAATTATTTGGCTTGGTGACCTTAACTATCGAATCAACTTGCCTTATGAACGAACGAGAGAGCTAATATCCAAGAAGGACTGGTCCAAGTTACTTGAGCAGGATCAGGTCAGTAAACATTGAAGTTCATTAGAAATAAACCACATGAAACCTGTTTGCTTTCTCTTTGCTCATCTAAGTTAGAAAAACATATAATAGCAACATTCAAGACGACTCAAGTTCATAAATTAAGTTCTGCTGATACAACAAGTAATTAAGCTGATTAATTATTCGTCTGCAGCTAGCGAGAGAGCTCAAGAAAGACCGAGCATTTGATGGATGGTCGGAAGGTTCCCTGAGCTTCGCTCCAACTTACAAATATGAGTTAAATTCCGATACTTACATCGGTGAGGACCTAAAATCTGCTAGAAGAACACCTGCCTGGTacaccttttttctttttcttgtctaaCTGTTTTTCTATAAACATGTATCATCTCATGAAATCTACAGAAGCTATAACACTGTGAACTGTGCAGGTGTGACCGCGTCCTCTCCTTTGGGACGGGAATGAGGCTGTTGAACTACAGGAGATCTGAGATCAAACTATCCGACCACCGCCCAGTGACTGCCTCGTACATGGTGGAAGTGGAAGTATTTTCTCAGAAGAAGTTGCAAAGAGCACTCACTTTCACTAATGCAGAAGTTGAAGAAGAGGATATTGTCATGGATGTGGGAGTTAATACTGGATTACATCTGCCAATACTAGAAGAGGTGAGTGGTTGGTTACTCAAGTAAGGTTCGGTCTATAATCTTGTATATTCATGTCGGGTTATATATGCAGGATGCGTCGTATTGGGAGCGTTGAGGCCATGATCGAAGAGGCAGCAAGTGATCCCTTGAACGGGCGATGTTCGTTTCTTTGTTCCGATTTTTGGAGGTTAGGATGCGGAGATGGCCTGCGTATATTTATGGCTCAAGTCCCTTGTCATATGTTGAGTACTAGCAAAAAATGTACTAGTATCATTGCCTATGTATATcttctttctttatttattgtttttcatttttaagaaATCTATTTGTATATCTAAATAACGTGTTGAAGTTAGACTAAATTATggtaaaaaaaaagtgaaggTTTTGTTGCCAGCATATTACTACTAAAAATGGTATATACTATGTAggagtagtgatctatggcaaatgccccttaaccaaataactagagaacaaatcatagccacaagatcaagaaaatcaagggctagtattaattttcgaatttaagggGAAATTAGTTCTCTCAATCACAactttactccataataacaaggcaggggtataatggtcattgcatatcTAAAAATAGGATACGTAGGCAAATTAGAATTcatctcctcttcttctcttctccatCCTCATCACCGCCTTGTACCTGCCGTTGTCGCAGCGGCGGCAGGAGATTCAACCTCATTGTGCGATTCaaccttttcttctctcttctgcAAAATTCGCGCGATTCAACCTTCTCGTCGATGTTGGCGTCGCCGTCGTCACGTTCTGCAGGAATCGGACGCTGAATTGGAGGAAAAAGGCGTCGCTGATGGTGGAATTGGATGCTAGAGATGAGCGAATCCAGGTTTTGGAAAGGATTGTGGAGAAATTAGAATCGGAAGATTTGGCGGAGTAGGAAATGCAGATGTGCTTTGATGAGAAGGAGATGGTGATTAGGGAGATCGGCGGTGGAAGGAGGTGGATGGTCACAGCCATTGCCACTGCTGCTGCTGTCATATTCTACTTCCATGCTCACagaaatcattgatttttgttgattataGTTTCAGTTTTGGATAATTGTTGCTAAATAATGCACTTAATTTGCTTCAATTTTGTGTTTGCTGCACTGGCATATATTTTTGATCACTACTATTATGAGAATTTgatttcttgaatcttgatggtgCTTGAGTTTGGAATTAGATCACTTCATATTTATGTGTTGttctttgtgttttgtaaacaagagtgaagtaaaataagaataagagtgatgtaatttgtaaacaagagtgaagtaaaatcagaataagagtgatgtgttttgtaaacaagagtgaagtaaaatcacaataagagtgacgtgttttgtaaacaagagtgaagtaaattaacaataagagtgatgtgttttgtaaataagagtgaagtaaaagagtgatttgttttgtaaacaagagtgaagtaaaatcggaataagagtggtgtgttttgtaaacaagagtgaagtgttttctgaacaagagtgaagtgttttgtgaacaagagtgaagtaaaatcagaataagagtgatgtgttttgtgaacaagagtgaagtaaaatcaaaataagagtgatgtgttttgtgaacaagagtgaagtaaaatcagaataagagtgatgtgttttgtgaacaagagtgaagtgttttctgaacaagagtgaagtgttttgtgaacaagagtgaagtaaaatcagaataagagtgatgtgttttgtgaacaagagtgaagtaaaatcagaataagagtgatgtgttttgtgaacaagagtgaagtgttttctgaacaagagtgaagtgttttgtgaacaagagtgaagtaaaatcagaataagagtgatgtgttttgtaaacaagagtgaagtaaaatcatgctaagagtgatgtgttttgtaaacaacagtgaagtaaaatcatgctcagagtgatgtgttttgtaaataacaattattagtatttccttctttacaattaaaaaataataaaccaAGAAAGTCTACTAATTTAAGATAATTGCAAAGTTCGGCCGATTGATTGCTAAACACTATTTTCcacaattataaataatttaaaaatgttCGGCCTATTGATTGCTCAATAGACAAATAGTTGTGGATTTAATATTTAAAGGAGAAAATAAGACCAGAACTTTGAAACTTCAGGTTGAAAACTAGGCATGTGGAAATAAATGATTTGCCCCTTGTTTTAACTTCTTGCCTTAGCATGATTGCAACGGCAGAATTAGAAGCGGAAAGCCTACAGAAAAATCACTAATCCCAAACTATAATCCGCCATTAAATCAGAAAACGTTGAAGACAGTCAGAATCAAGTCCCCATCAACATTACTCACTCTCTCACTACCAGCTTCGAATTCATAAATCACACGCTGCTGAGCTAGCTCATTTTCTTCCACATGTCCTTCGTAGCTGGTTTGGTGATCAGATTGGTTGTCGGCTTAGCCCAATCGCAAACGCGCCGCGCTGGATCCTCAGAGATTTCCCGCCGACGCTGATCCCGGTGAGTCCGACGTAGAGGTACAGCCACCGACGGACGATGCATACATCGCCGGAGCCGAAGAAGTCGACGAGATCACCACCGACGGCGGCGGTGTAGCCTCCGGAGCCGTCTAAGAAGGCGTCGGAGTGGGCGGAGCCTGCGGCAGCTCCGCCACAGAGACAGCTAGCGCAGCGCATGGATTTCACGATGATTATATGTTATTCATGAATTCACATTGATGTATTGAATTCCCAAAATGCCCTTGGACaagttttttttcataaaaatctgaaagtttatttaagccataggattaatttggagtattaagatgtgtggctgagatttgttctctagttatacacttaagattagttatatcttgatcactaacctacTATGTAGTGGTGATAGATAGcagtaatagtagtaataattatttACTCAGGGAAGGAGGTTTCGTGCCCGCATTTTACTAAAAATGTTATACACGAGAAGAGACTCTACTTTTATTTGTAATGGTGATAAATAGAATTAATAATTACTTTTTGTTTCCAGCACTTTTaggtgtttttttaaaatattaagatgttattaattttaatagacGCGGTGAAATGATAATTGTGTGTCACtataattgatttttaaatgatgtcgtttattaaaaacaaattataattaaataataaaatccaaatttcatGATTAAAGATGAGTCTCTAAATCCTATTCCTTTTTTGAGTAAAAATTCCATGATCCTTCCATATTAAATTGGCTTAGTGACTTGGTGTACCTCACCAATAATTCCttgataaatgaaaataaaaaaactcacATGCCAAATCAATTAAATACAAATTTGCACAAAATAGACATTCATTAATCATGAAAAGTGacaatatattactactattaaatagtagtagtatatagaaTACATTGATATAATAGGCGTGCAATATACTACTCCTACAATATTCTCCGTATATTGACTTCTTAatgtaatagtagtaatattttatataaataataatcacATTACATTACTTTTTATgtcaagaaaaaaattatattacaactctttgataatattatttttaagattttattaGTGAGacctatttttcttattttatatttatatattttttttcttgacaTGTAAAGTATAGTAATATGATTACTTTTTTATGTGTAAAATATTGCTTCTACCCCCTccgttaaaaaaaataagaatatttggGACAACAcgagaattaatgcataattgataaaataagataaataatgagaatgatagttaaaatagtATTAGTAGATAATATGACACACATTATTATTAGCGTTTAATGGTAGGCCCTAATGGTATatattgtaaataaattaatgttaaTATGGGTAATGAGTTTGGgagaactttccataaatgaagataattttatgggacggacgaaaaggaaattgtccttatttttatgggaaggggggagtattatattaagaggtcaatatacatatatataatgtaCTACTATATTGCACGCCTATTATATGAATGTATTccatatttaatagtagtagtagtagtaatataatGCCACTTTCTATAATTAATGGATGCCTATATTGTGCAATTagtattattgaatttttgtttaattgatgtGGTATGtggttttattttttcttttttatttttcatttgccAAGGAATTATTAGTGAGGTACACAAATCATTATGCCAACTTGGTATGAAAGGATCATAAAATTTTTACTCTCTTTTTAGTTCAATTAATGAGTAAAATAAATTGTAAAGAAAATACACTGGAAaggaaataaactaaaaaaaatcctAATTGAATATAATAGCCAACAACTTTCCATTTACTTATTCTAATTAGTACTATtagaaaagtaaataaatatcaaaaccATAGAAAATCTAATTTTACAGAATTAATTTCAAGCATGTAtatgaattaaaaatatatactcctaatTCAATAATATATTATGTTTGATTATATATCACGAGAATAAATTTCATATATTTCCATAAATTTCATATACTCTATTTCCTATATTGAAAATATCATAATacgtagtactactatttattactaatagAAGCATACACGCATCTTTCATATGGTGCATGACCAACTCTCATAAGCAGaaacacctctctctctctcattcaaCATTTCAACTACGGTGAAATACAGATTTTCATCAATCATATCTTCTGGAGCGGAGGTGAGTTACTTGTCTTGAATTTCTGCTGTTTATACGAACTAATTAGTACTACGTGCACGTGATTGTTCATAATTGTTTGTGATATTGAATTTTTCTCTGTGTTTTTGGAATttgttgttgaatttggtttCAAACGGCTCTGCTTAGGGTTTTAAGCAAATATTTTAGTTCGCAGTGAGGAAGTGATCACTGATTGGGGTTTTGCAGGGATTTTGTTAATCGGAAGTACTACAATTGAAGTAATATGATGGGGCGAAAGAAAATTAGTGGTCGTGGTGAATCAAAGAAGAAGTGGATAGTCGTTGTTAATGAAGGCTGGCTTGAAACTGGATCTACCCACTGGTGCACCTACCAAGAGACCTCTGTACCAGAAGAAAAATCAAAGCCCCAAAACCAATCTAATGGTGCAGCCATTTCTGACAATGGGGAGAGCGCAGATGCAAAAGAGATCCGACAAGATGTTGTGTATGAGTTGGGTTTTGTTGAAGATGATGGTGATGAAGAGTGGGATGCCAAAAATTTGGGATGAAGCAGACTTGAAATTGACAGGAACTGATGGACAAGTTGATTCAGAACCCGAATCAATTTGCttgtgatgaatccgcgaatttctgatgttagtaaatgctggaaaagaatacagatcacgacacagagatttacgtggttcgatttactgaagtaaatctacgtccacgggaagaagggagggcaagattgtattgcttgatctgggattacagcttacaacacagacttgctatatgatgttttatctctagagagcttaaccctgtctatcagatctaagttctatttatatattgaactaagatcgtggcttgcatcaccaccctaagtcgtggatgtcgtgtaggtcatggcctaagatcgtgg is part of the Salvia splendens isolate huo1 chromosome 6, SspV2, whole genome shotgun sequence genome and encodes:
- the LOC121806837 gene encoding type IV inositol polyphosphate 5-phosphatase 3-like isoform X2; protein product: MKLQKMRSHRQQQQVSWRRTVLRKWLNKSTSNSDYSADSDFSSDSDSDQEYCERPKESRFKHEKHDNVKFDTKEFCDGPKESRFKNKIAEEMKIDANEALPRLRRRNSETFRAQYIKPKEIRICAATWNVGGLTPDDDLDLDGWLDIAEPADIYVIGFQEIIPLNAGNIFGAEDTRPVQKWENIIRETLNRVSPMSRFKSYSDPPSPSRFQPTEDALVIDEEVALESDSDIEEAIYPVNEHTSGFDDGGTDFDCDDASFPEDPVSFDRALEKESLQSSSSKRLDRLHCLKVNDSEENVEESNAHYTKILSKTLSGTEKIGLSWPEPPLDLLGQHIMEKFNSFGSSKSFKTLKSFRTHSSFKSSTINERSMESDLKALAEIDLDSLISRKRRPAYVRIVSKQMVGVFITVWVRRSLRRYIQNVNVSAVGVGVMGYIGNKGAVSVSMSVHQTVFCFVCTHLTAGEKEADAVKRNADVHEIHRRSRFNFCSAMGLPNRIYDHERIIWLGDLNYRINLPYERTRELISKKDWSKLLEQDQLARELKKDRAFDGWSEGSLSFAPTYKYELNSDTYIGEDLKSARRTPAWCDRVLSFGTGMRLLNYRRSEIKLSDHRPVTASYMVEVEVFSQKKLQRALTFTNAEVEEEDIVMDVGVNTGLHLPILEEDASYWER
- the LOC121806837 gene encoding type IV inositol polyphosphate 5-phosphatase 3-like isoform X1, which gives rise to MKIDANEALPRLRRRNSETFRAQYIKPKEIRICAATWNVGGLTPDDDLDLDGWLDIAEPADIYVIGFQEIIPLNAGNIFGAEDTRPVQKWENIIRETLNRVSPMSRFKSYSDPPSPSRFQPTEDALVIDEEVALESDSDIEEAIYPVNEHTSGFDDGGTDFDCDDASFPEDPVSFDRALEKESLQSSSSKRLDRLHCLKVNDSEENVEESNAHYTKILSKTLSGTEKIGLSWPEPPLDLLGQHIMEKFNSFGSSKSFKTLKSFRTHSSFKSSTINERSMESDLKALAEIDLDSLISRKRRPAYVRIVSKQMVGVFITVWVRRSLRRYIQNVNVSAVGVGVMGYIGNKGAVSVSMSVHQTVFCFVCTHLTAGEKEADAVKRNADVHEIHRRSRFNFCSAMGLPNRIYDHERIIWLGDLNYRINLPYERTRELISKKDWSKLLEQDQLARELKKDRAFDGWSEGSLSFAPTYKYELNSDTYIGEDLKSARRTPAWCDRVLSFGTGMRLLNYRRSEIKLSDHRPVTASYMVEVEVFSQKKLQRALTFTNAEVEEEDIVMDVGVNTGLHLPILEEDASYWER